The following proteins are encoded in a genomic region of Campylobacter showae CSUNSWCD:
- a CDS encoding DUF937 domain-containing protein — protein MDILKLLLGNSGGMIDAMSQKSGLGTNDVEAVISKIAPIFMQRANENFKSDADSSNFLDMIRRSNLDEMTGTPQNVSVAEGNELLGVLTGSKENSRALASDVGSQLGISADSIKTLLPMIAPMIAGMLNNQLKASNLQDSADSGSMMSMLTQFLDQNKDGSIMDDIFRIAGDFFGKK, from the coding sequence ATGGATATATTAAAGCTACTTTTGGGCAACTCAGGCGGTATGATAGATGCGATGTCGCAAAAAAGCGGACTGGGCACAAACGACGTAGAAGCCGTGATTTCTAAGATCGCGCCGATTTTCATGCAAAGAGCCAACGAGAATTTTAAATCTGATGCCGATTCGTCAAATTTCCTAGATATGATCCGCCGCTCAAACCTTGACGAGATGACTGGCACCCCGCAAAACGTCAGCGTCGCCGAAGGCAACGAGCTACTAGGCGTACTAACGGGCTCGAAAGAAAACAGCAGGGCTCTAGCTAGCGACGTGGGCTCGCAGCTAGGCATCAGCGCAGACTCCATCAAAACCCTGCTACCGATGATCGCGCCGATGATTGCGGGCATGCTAAACAATCAGCTCAAAGCATCAAATTTGCAAGACTCTGCAGATAGCGGCTCCATGATGTCGATGCTTACGCAGTTTTTGGATCAGAACAAAGACGGCTCGATCATGGACGATATCTTTAGGATCGCGGGCGACTTTTTCGGTAAAAAATAG
- the ppa gene encoding inorganic diphosphatase → MDVSKIKAGSNPDKINAVIEIPYGSNIKYEIDKDSGAVVVDRVLYSAMFYPANYGFVPNTLAADGDPADILVLNEYPLQAGSVIPCRLIGVLVMEDEAGMDEKLLAVPVTKIDPRFDGIKSYKDLPEATLNKIKNFFETYKILEPNKWVKVKEFKDANAAKEILDAAIKNYK, encoded by the coding sequence ATGGACGTTTCAAAAATCAAAGCAGGCTCAAACCCAGACAAAATCAACGCCGTGATCGAGATCCCGTACGGCTCGAACATAAAATACGAAATCGACAAAGATAGCGGCGCGGTCGTGGTCGATCGCGTACTCTACTCGGCGATGTTCTACCCGGCAAACTACGGCTTCGTGCCAAACACGCTCGCAGCAGACGGCGATCCTGCCGATATCTTGGTGCTAAACGAATACCCTCTGCAAGCTGGTAGCGTCATCCCGTGCCGCCTAATCGGCGTGCTCGTGATGGAGGATGAAGCTGGCATGGATGAGAAGCTACTTGCCGTACCGGTTACCAAGATTGACCCGCGATTTGACGGGATCAAAAGCTACAAAGACCTGCCTGAGGCCACTTTAAATAAGATCAAAAATTTCTTTGAAACTTATAAAATTTTAGAGCCTAACAAATGGGTCAAGGTTAAAGAATTTAAAGATGCAAACGCCGCAAAAGAGATCCTAGACGCGGCAATCAAAAACTACAAATAA
- a CDS encoding YgiW/YdeI family stress tolerance OB fold protein, translating to MFKKIVLSAALASAMFAAGGFVGKGATSASTVKQALALPDDARVVLEGKIVSEFRPEHYLFVDKNGDTIEVEIDNNDWRGVTVDENTPVRIQGKVDKDFMETSINVKSIEIIK from the coding sequence ATGTTTAAGAAAATAGTTTTATCAGCGGCTCTTGCTAGCGCGATGTTTGCAGCAGGCGGATTCGTCGGCAAAGGCGCCACGAGCGCAAGCACGGTGAAACAAGCCCTAGCGCTACCAGATGACGCTCGCGTCGTGCTTGAAGGCAAGATCGTCTCCGAGTTTCGCCCTGAGCACTACCTGTTCGTCGATAAAAACGGCGACACGATCGAAGTCGAGATCGATAACAATGACTGGAGAGGCGTAACCGTCGATGAAAACACGCCCGTGCGCATCCAAGGCAAGGTCGATAAGGACTTTATGGAAACCTCTATCAACGTAAAAAGTATCGAAATAATCAAATGA
- a CDS encoding adenylate kinase: MKKLFLIIGAPGSGKTTDASLIAQEDSKFAHFSTGDLLRAEVASGSELGKLIDGFISKGNLVPLDVVVNAIVSAIKSSDKSNVIIDGYPRSVEQMTELDKVLAAQNEITLKGVIEVDVSEAVARERVLGRARGADDNNEVFNNRMKVYLEPIEAIRKFYKEKSLLHVVNGERAIEPIVADVKALVNSL, encoded by the coding sequence ATGAAAAAACTATTTTTAATCATCGGCGCTCCAGGCTCCGGCAAAACCACCGACGCATCGCTAATCGCGCAAGAGGACTCCAAATTTGCGCACTTCTCAACGGGCGATCTGCTCCGTGCAGAGGTTGCTAGCGGCTCAGAGCTAGGCAAACTAATCGACGGCTTTATCTCAAAAGGCAACCTAGTTCCGCTTGACGTCGTCGTAAATGCGATCGTCTCAGCGATCAAAAGCTCGGACAAATCAAACGTCATCATCGACGGCTATCCGCGTAGCGTCGAGCAGATGACCGAGCTAGACAAGGTGCTAGCCGCACAAAACGAGATCACGTTAAAAGGCGTGATCGAAGTGGACGTTAGCGAAGCCGTCGCACGCGAGAGAGTACTCGGACGAGCACGCGGAGCCGACGACAACAACGAGGTTTTCAACAACCGCATGAAAGTTTATTTAGAGCCGATCGAGGCGATACGCAAATTTTACAAAGAAAAAAGCCTACTTCACGTCGTAAACGGCGAGCGCGCGATCGAGCCTATCGTGGCCGACGTCAAAGCTCTCGTAAATAGCCTATAA